The bacterium genome includes the window TCGATCCATCGGTTTGGTGGATATAAAGTAACAGGAAGAGATGCGGAGACAGCAAAACGATTATTTGATGACGCGTTGGCTTTAGAACAATTAGGTGTATTTAGTATCGTATTAGAATGTGTTCCTTGGAAGGTTGCAAAAGTGATCTCAGAAAAACTTGCTATTCCAACGATTAGTATCGGTTCTGGAGTATGGTGTGACGGTCAGGTTCTCGTTCTCCACGATGTTTTAGGAATGTATGAAGGAAAATATCCCAAACACGTCAAGATATATGCGCGTTTGTTTGAGCAGATGAAATCCGCTATTCAACAGTACCAATCTGAAGTTCAATCTGGTAGTTTTCCTACCCAAGACCACGCATTTGAAATTGACGAAGTCGAATATAATAAATTTCTTCAATTGATATAATTCCACCGACATTCAAGTCAATTATGTCTATGCAGATTATTAAAAATATTGGTGAAATGCAAACCTGGTCGAATAATGTTCGCAAAGAGAATCGGACGATTGGGTTTGTTCCGACAATGGGCTATTTCCACGAAGGACATCTGAATTTAATGCGGGAAGCAAGGAAACAGTGTGACCGGGTTGTTGTAAGTATTTATGTAAATCCGACCCAATTCGGTCCGCAAGAAGATTTTACGCAATACCCCCGTGATTTAAATCACGATATAAGTTTAGCAGAACCGATTGGGATAGATTGTCTCTTTATCCCTTCTGATGAACAAATTTATCCAGAAGGATATCAGACCTATGTAACCGTTGAGCAGTTAAGCAAACGTTTATGTGGAAAAAGTCGACCAGGGCATTTTCGTGGAGTAGCAACGATTGTTACTAAATTATTGAATATCGTGCAACCGGATACGCTCTATCTAGGTCAAAAAGACGCGCAACAAGCGATATTACTCTCGAAAATGGTTCAAGATTTAAATATTCCAGTAAAGGTGGTTATTCTTCCTACAACGCGAGAATGCGATGGTTTAGCGATGAGTTCTAGAAATAAATACTTGTCAGATAATGAACGACGGCAAGCCGTGGTTCTCTATCAATCACTGCAACTTGCGCAATCGATAATTAAGCAAGGTGAAAAAAATGCGGCTCGTATCATTCAGGCGATGCAACAGTTAATTTCAAGTCAACCGGATGCGCGGATTGATTATGTTTCAATAGTTGACCCGAAAACTTTAGATGATGTAAACGTTATAACAGAACCGGTATTAATTGCAATAGCAGTATATATTGGAAAAACGAGATTGATAGACAACATTATTATTGAATAAAAAATCATTTCGGAGTATTAAGGTAAAGGTCTAATGGCATAACCTATGCCCAATATCCCGATACTATACCGAAATGTCGTAATATAACTTATTTGCCTATTTGCGGAGATAATGTTTTTGAAGCAATGTTACTTTTCCCGGTGGCACGTTGACATGTCGCTTAACGCCGAGATCCTGCTGTAATACCTACGAAAAGAAAATTTATGGAAAATCAACAGTTCTATATAACAGAAATTAATCGGTTACGAAAAGAACGGAATGCGGTAATTTTAGCCCATAACTATCAGCTGGGTGAAATACAGGATATCGCTGATTTTGTTGGTGATTCTCTTGGATTGAGTATTATAGCAGCGCAAACCCCAGCGAAAGTTGTGATTTTCTGTGGGGTACATTTTATGGCGGAATCTGCCGCTATTCTCTGTCCAGAAAAAACCGTTATTTTACCGGAAATAAATGCAGGTTGTCCTTTAGCAGATATGGCAACTGCAGAACAAATCCAGAAAGTTAAATTCCAACTTTCTAATTCCAAAACCGAACTAGTAGTCGTAAGTTATGTCAATACAACAGCAGCAGTGAAATCCGTTAGTGATATTTGTTGTACGTCCGGAAACGCAGTTAAGGTTGTCCAAAGTATCCCGCGGGATAAAAGCATTTTATTTGTTCCGGATAAAAATCTTGGTTCCTGGGTTGCAGAGCAGACTGAAAAAAGGTTGGGGAAAGAAGCCAGACCAATCATTTCGTTACCAATTGAATCAGCTATAACTGAACCCACGTTTATATTATGGGATGGATATTGTCCAACTCAC containing:
- the nadA gene encoding quinolinate synthase codes for the protein MENQQFYITEINRLRKERNAVILAHNYQLGEIQDIADFVGDSLGLSIIAAQTPAKVVIFCGVHFMAESAAILCPEKTVILPEINAGCPLADMATAEQIQKVKFQLSNSKTELVVVSYVNTTAAVKSVSDICCTSGNAVKVVQSIPRDKSILFVPDKNLGSWVAEQTEKRLGKEARPIISLPIESAITEPTFILWDGYCPTHEYIFAEEVMKLKEQHSNAEFVCHPECRPEVRKLADKIASTEGIVQYVKESKGTEFIIGTEKGILHRLQKDNPEKKFYLASDKLLCPNMKITTLKSVYQSLLTMEPVITVPPDIQQKAKSALDKMIQIK
- the panC gene encoding pantoate--beta-alanine ligase — translated: MQIIKNIGEMQTWSNNVRKENRTIGFVPTMGYFHEGHLNLMREARKQCDRVVVSIYVNPTQFGPQEDFTQYPRDLNHDISLAEPIGIDCLFIPSDEQIYPEGYQTYVTVEQLSKRLCGKSRPGHFRGVATIVTKLLNIVQPDTLYLGQKDAQQAILLSKMVQDLNIPVKVVILPTTRECDGLAMSSRNKYLSDNERRQAVVLYQSLQLAQSIIKQGEKNAARIIQAMQQLISSQPDARIDYVSIVDPKTLDDVNVITEPVLIAIAVYIGKTRLIDNIIIE